The Fusarium falciforme chromosome 7, complete sequence genome window below encodes:
- a CDS encoding Carrier domain-containing protein: MSNDSVDVSTSGKVRRPGTADSGVSMSNGHFLDEHQQNGHTQQPASSDIAICGIGLRLPGGIRNCDDYWDLLYHGVDARIPVPSSRYNLEGFDDSLGGKDSVKVKHGYFLDEDLSCLDTSFFTFTKAELEKADPQQRLLLEVTRECLEDAGEVNYRGQQLGCYIGTFGDDWLMMSTKAPQQGGVHAVTGHGDLMMANRVSFEYDFRGPSMVIKTGCSASTIALHEACRAIQRGDASGAVVGGASMITTPALTATMSAGELLAPDGSCKTFDASADGYARAEAITAIYIKPLADALRDGNPVRAIIKGTSTNCDGKSVSLVTPNGVAQEALMRKAYRDAGLDPRETAFVECHGTGTPTGDPIETTAVGKVFGENGIYITSVKPNLGHSEGSAGLSSVIKCVLALEHKIIPPNIKFINPNPKIPFAEYKLTVPVKPTPFPSDRKQRVSIDSFGIGGSNAHVILERYAPYSNGTVQPNGTARENGHEVLQDPGPPMDQPPKLGLLLLSANTEVSLQQQIKNHQEWFLQHPESISDLTYTRAMHREHLPHRAYAILDGASVTETSGPMKALSDPLPLVMIFSGQGAQWPEMAKELIESDHAFRTDLLNMNAVLKRLSFPPTWNLIGEKSESFSIECAFVNPSQDELLKSPETTQVHKAELSQPLCTAVQVALFNKFAALGLRPTVVVGHSSGEIAAAYAAGFISMEEAITIAYYRGYVTTKQSLIGGMAAIGMGAVEVSEHLCDGVVLACENSPNSSTISGDADKVDQVVEAIKQKMPDMFARKLKVNMAYHSHHMVPLSTEYHDLLKSDLPGLSQDLPPAKAEMFSSVTTKLMDDSIRDPSYWVKNLTSPVRFSPAVLNLLAVKGESIFIEIGPHSTLAGPLRQTCSQVSQPCHYVTTQSRGKDSVAAFLSAIGKLYQGGLEMDLSPMFSIGKAISGLPTYPWDHKESYWFESRISKAWRSRQYPDHCLLGSRILECTDAEPQWRNILHVEDEPWLVDHKLHEDIVFPFAGYVAMAGEAVRQLTHSPLGAGYRLRHVVAQTALLLSESAPTELMTSLQRRKLNDTEFSEWFEFSVSSYSGSTWVRHCTGQVSLLDNARTRDWVPEVLPRKVDVSRIYSRLASVGFIYGPSFRGLSNVTSAVSEELAFAQIINRGQQSHSPFTLHPATIDAGLQLLLVAQAKGLGRNLAQLCVPTAIEELEIGPGADVMDAKAWNMYGVEPCVEFMSGEDLTFRASGIQFHALGDDETPETLDVHAAARLKWLPHFDFVDVSTLFTPPTSSEHDSRLYEELGLLLILETAERVRYLKPCQPHFARFRDWVNQQIGFAAAGSYKLVENPEKHVALSGAERLAKIEELTTLLLELPQRAIVIGMRRLFDNIDKIFTGEADTLDILLQDNILAEIYDVMTFDYSKFLRLLVHTRPNLRVLELGAGTGGTTETILRNIVDVHGVPAYSTYTFTDISAGFFPAAKERFAHASNLEFKVLDVSHDPLQQGFQESSYDLVIAANVLHATPRLQQTLSNIRPLLKSDGMLVMTELCSVTRSLNYIFGNFSGWWLGEKDNRFDQPYVPVSRWDQELRAAGFSGADAVTFDAEEPHRRSAVIVAKKQPARVSSPSSITLLCGNPEGEVAGKLATTLEERGWAIAKRRLGDDIPEGQDIISCLDLEANFFQDIPEEAFATFQQFARTVGSGRILWLTDPIQVECSNPRSAQTLGVARTLRSELGLNFYTLEVDSRENQFPTLVSQLFEKIVQDEDNENLEPDREFVINHGVICVGRYQPFPLLDEASPRSDQGQGEVMKKVDIDKPGMLETMDWRILPIPDTIPEDHVEIDVRAAGLNFRDVVYAMGLISSQSSNLSLGMEVSGTVRRLGSAVTGLNIGDRVMSFTYMGGFSTHVVVADHFVHKLPDSISFEEAATIQGCFATVVYALLDVGRLRKGMSVLIHSACGGVGLSAIQVSQMMGAEIYATVGSEKKKDYLVETYNIPRERIFNSRDASFLDGVMQQTAGKGVDLVLNSLPGELLHASWKCVAKNGSLLELGKRDLAGFGQLDMSRFLDNRSYCGIDVMYMMKEQGIVLRDVLQRTLAFFEQGKLRPLEPITSFDAADIKQAFRYLQSGNHIGKVILKLPEDLSTLEARATAESIKFNPAAAFLLVGGSGGLGRSLAIWMAEHGARHLVFLSRSVTTNNPVSAELESMGCTVTMIRGSVNNLEDVKEAIEKSPAQIKGVFHLAMVQRDSPFLDMKWTDWRDANEPKVHGTWNLHEAFLGQPLDYFWLASSTVTVVDQPGQGNYKAGCTFIESFCQYRHSLGLPASVLSICPIEDVGFVAENPAALRSIKLQGLYTLGEKEFLDSVEASLVNSMAQTSQDTGNFTDVSSDSLSAWESKGHIIMGLRSELHLDNPKNPTNWRRDRRMGIYHNLAIGEASDARGESHSLKEFLQSLTDSDGADILAKESTVDFLAVEIGRKINDFLLKPDTTIDTSLRLSEMGLDSLTAIELRRWFRQASGLQVSVLEMMGAASLRQLGETVAARLGEKVAAGLA, translated from the exons ATGAGTAACGATTCCGTTGATGTCTCCACATCGGGGAAGGTCCGAAGGCCAGGCACAGCTGACTCTGGTGTGTCCATGTCCAATGGACACTTCCTCGATGAGCATCAGCAAAATGGACACACCCAACAGCCGGCATCGTCTGATATAGCCATCTGCGGTATTGGACTGCGTCTTCCCGGAGGCATTCGCAATTGTGATGACTACTGGGATCTCCTTTATCATGGGGTAGATGCTCGTATCCCCGTTCCTAGCAGCCGTTACAACCTTGAGGGCTTTGACGACAGCCTCGGCGGCAAGGACTCGGTCAAGGTTAAGCACGGATATTTCCTCGACGAAGATCTATCATGCCTAGATACATCGTTTTTCACATTCACCAAagctgagcttgagaaggcTGACCCACAACAACGATTGCTGCTTGAAGTCACTCGAGAGTGTCTTGAAGATGCAGGAGAGGTCAACTATCGCGGGCAGCAACTGGGCTGTTACATAGGAACATTTGGAGATGAttggttgatgatgagcacCAAGGCGCCCCAACAAGGTGGTGTACACGCTGTTACTGGACATGGCGACCTTATGATGGCCAACCGTGTTTCGTTCGAGTACGACTTTAGAGGTCCCAG TATGGTGATCAAAACTGGATGCTCAGCCTCAACAATCGCTCTGCATGAAGCATGTCGGGCCATCCAGAGGGGCGATGCGTCGGGCGCGGTTGTTGGAGGTGCCAGCATGATCACTACTCCCGCTCTCACGGCTACCATGTCTGCAGGCGAGCTGCTTGCTCCAGATGGCTCCTGCAAGACATTCGATGCTTCAGCAGACGGATATGCCAGAGCTGAAGCTATCACAGCCATTTATATCAAGCCTCTCGCCGATGCCCTTCGCGATGGCAACCCGGTGAGGGCTATCATCAAGGGTACTTCCACAAATTGCGACGGGAAGAGCGTTAGTCTTGTCACTCCCAATGGAGTTGCACAAGAGGCTCTCATGAGGAAGGCCTACCGCGATGCTGGCTTGGATCCTCGAGAGACAGCATTCGTCGAG TGTCACGGTACTGGTACACCGACAGGCGATCCCATTGAAACCACGGCTGTGGGTAAGGTTTTTGGCGAGAATGGAATCTACATTACTTCGGTCAAGCCCAACCTGGGACATTCTGAAGGTTCCGCCGGCCTGTCTTCTGTGATCAAGTGTGTTCTCGCCCTCGAGCACAAGATCATTCCACCCAACATCAAGTtcatcaaccccaacccAAAGA TTCCCTTTGCAGAGTACAAATTGACTGTTCCTGTCAAGCCAACTCCATTTCCGTCAGACCGTAAACAGAGGGTCAGCATCGATTCATTTGGCATTGGCGGGAGCAATGCACAT GTCATTCTCGAGCGTTACGCACCTTATTCAAACGGCACAGTTCAGCCAAACGGCACTGCTCGTGAGAATGGGCATGAAGTGCTCCAAGACCCTGGTCCACCCATGGATCAACCGCCAAAGCTAGGACTGCTTCTCTTGTCAGCCAACACAGAGGTCTCCCTCCAGCAGCAGATCAAGAATCATCAAGAGTGGTTCTTGCAGCACCCAGAGTCGATATCGGACCTCACCTACACTCGCGCCATGCACAGAGAACACTTACCTCACAGAGCATATGCCATTTTGGACGGGGCCAGCGTCACTGAAACTTCCGGGCCCATGAAAGCACTGTCGGACCCACTACCATTGGTAATGATTTTCAGTGGTCAAGGTGCACAATGGCCTGAAATGGCCAAGGAGTTGATCGAGAGCGATCATGCATTTCGCACAGACCTGCTCAATATGAATGCAGTATTGAAACGGCTAAGTTTTCCGCCAACGTGGAACCTTATAGGTGAGAAGAGTGAATCTTTCAGCATCGAGTGTGCGTTTGTTAATCCTAGTCAAGATGAACTTCTCAAGTCGCCCGAGACTACCCAAGTCCACAAGGCAGAACTCTCTCAGCCTCTGTGCACAGCAGTGCAAGTGGCCTTGTTCAACAAATTTGCCGCCCTGGGCCTCAGGCCTACTGTTGTCGTTGGCCATTCAAGCGGTGAAATCGCTGCTGCGTACGCCGCTGGTTTCATTTCAATGGAGGAAGCAATAACCATTGCCTATTACCGCGGCTATGTCACAACAAAGCAAAGCCTGATCGGAGGCATGGCAGCCATTGGAATGGGCGCCGTCGAAGTGTCCGAACACTTGTGTGATGGAGTCGTCTTGGCTTGCGAAAACAGCCCGAACAGCTCCACCATCTCGGGTGATGCCGACAAGGTCGACCAAGTTGTTGAGGCCATCAAACAGAAGATGCCTGACATGTTTGCCCGCAAGCTCAAGGTGAATATGGCGTATCATTCCC ACCACATGGTTCCCCTCAGCACCGAATATCACGATCTCCTCAAGTCTGACTTGCCGGGGCTGTCGCAAGATCTACCTCCAGCGAAAGCCGAGATGTTCTCTTCGGTGACAACTAAGCTGATGGATGATTCCATTCGCGACCCCTCGTACTGGGTGAAGAACCTCACGTCTCCAGTCAGGTTCTCCCCAGCGGTCTTGAACTTGCTGGCAGTCAAAGGTGAATCCATCTTCATTGAGATCGGTCCTCATTCTACGCTCGCTGGCCCCTTACGCCAGACTTGTTCTCAGGTGTCTCAGCCGTGTCACTATGTGACAACCCAGTCTCGTGGCAAGGACTCTGTTGCTGCATTCCTTTCCGCAATAGGGAAGCTGTACCAAGGAGGACTCGAGATGGACCTGTCGCCCATGTTCTCCATTGGGAAAGCAATTTCGGGGTTGCCTACGTACCCATGGGATCACAAAGAATCATACTGGTTTGAGAGTCGCATATCCAAGGCATGGAGGAGTCGGCAGTATCCTGACCATTGTCTCCTGGGATCTCGTATCCTTGAATGCACCGACGCTGAACCGCAATGGCGGAACATTCTCCATGTTGAAGACGAGCCCTGGTTGGTTGATCACAAGTTGCACGAAGATATCGTGTTCCCTTTTGCCGGATACGTGGCTATGGCTGGCGAAGCTGTCAGGCAGCTTACTCACTCGCCTCTTGGCGCTGGATACCGTCTTCGACATGTCGTGGCACAGACAGCCCTTCTATTGTCTGAGTCGGCTCCAACAGAGCTGATGACAAGTCTACAAAGACGCAAGCTTAACGACACGGAATTCTCGGAATGGTTTGAGTTTTCGGTTTCGTCGTACAGCGGGTCAACCTGGGTGAGGCATTGCACTGGCCAAGTgagcctcctcgacaacgccAGGACCCGCGACTGGGTGCCAGAAGTCCTTCCTCGCAAGGTTGATGTCTCCCGCATCTACAGTCGGTTGGCCAGTGTAGGTTTCATTTATGGGCCCTCATTCCGAGGACTGTCGAATGTCACATCAGCAGTCTCCGAAGAGCTTGCCTTCGCCCAGATCATCAACCGAGGCCAACAGAGTCACTCCCCTTTTACGCTTCACCCAGCAACAATTGATGCCGGCCTTCAGTTACTCTTGGTCGCACAGGCGAAAGGTTTAGGGCGAAACCTAGCCCAACTTTGCGTACCGACTGCCattgaggagctcgagattGGCCCAGGTGCAGATGTCATGGACGCCAAAGCATGGAACATGTATGGAGTCGAGCCATGCGTCGAGTTCATGTCGGGTGAGGATTTGACATTTCGGGCTTCCGGGATTCAATTCCATGCCCTAGGAGACGACGAAACCCCTGAGACACTCGACGTTCACGCTGCAGCAAGGTTGAAGTGGCTCCCACACTTTGACTTCGTCGATGTGTCAACTCTTTTCACACCACCGACATCTTCCGAGCATGACTCTCGACTGTATGAAGAGCTAGGCTTGCTCCTCATTCTCGAAACGGCAGAGAGGGTCAGGTACCTTAAGCCCTGCCAGCCTCACTTCGCGAGGTTTCGAGACTGGGTCAATCAACAGATTGGATTTGCGGCAGCTGGAAGCTACAAGCTGGTCGAGAATCCTGAGAAGCATGTTGCTCTCTCAGGAGCTGAGAGACTGGCCAAGATTGAGGAACTTACTACCCTTCTACTGGAACTACCACAAAGAGCCATTGTCATCGGCATGAGGCGTCTCTTCGATAACATTGACAAGATCTTTACGGGTGAAGCCGACACACTCGAcatccttctccaagacAATATTCTTGCCGAGATTTACGATGTCATGACATTCGACTACTCCAAGTTCCTGCGCCTTTTGGTTCACACCAGGCCGAATCTGCGAGTCCTTGAGCTCGGAGCAGGGACTGGTGGTACTACAGAGACCATTCTGCGGAACATTGTCGATGTCCATGGAGTACCGGCATATTCTACCTATACCTTCACCGATATATCCGCAGGGTTTTTCCCGGCTGCCAAAGAGCGTTTTGCGCATGCTTCTAACCTCGAGTTCAAAGTACTAGACGTGTCTCATGACCCGCTTCAGCAAGGCTTCCAAGAGTCGAGTTATGATCTCGTCATCGCAGCAAATGTCCTGCATGCAACACCTCGTTTGCAACAGACGTTGAGCAATATACGGCCTTTGCTCAAGTCGGATGGAATGCTCGTGATGACAGAGTTGTGCAGCGTAACTCGGTCACTCAATTACATCTTTGGCAACTTTTCAGGGTGGTGGCTGGGAGAAAAAGACAATCGTTTCGACCAACCCTATGTCCCAGTATCACGATGGGATCAGGAGCTAAGAGCCGCCGGGTTCAGCGGAGCTGACGCTGTTACATTCGACGCCGAAGAACCACATCGACGTTCCGCCGTCATAGTGGCCAAGAAACAGCCTGCTCGGGTCTCCAGCCCATCTAGCATCACTCTACTATGCGGGAACCCCGAGGGAGAGGTTGCTGGCAAATTGGCTACTACACTTGAAGAAAGAGGTTGGGCCATTGCAAAGCGTCGTCTCGGAGACGATATTCCCGAGGGCCAGGACATCATTTCCtgtcttgatcttgaggcCAACTTCTTCCAAGATATCCCAGAGGAAGCGTTTGCCACTTTTCAGCAGTTCGCTAGGACTGTCGGCTCAGGCAGGATTCTTTGGTTGACAGACCCAATCCAGGTCGAGTGTTCAAATCCACGGTCTGCACAGACGCTGGGTGTAGCTCGTACTCTGCGCTCAGAACTTGGGCTCAACTTCTACACACTCGAGGTTGACAGCAGGGAGAACCAATTCCCTACTCTGGTCTCTCAGCTGTTCGAAAAGATCGTCCAGGACGAAGACAACGAGAACCTTGAGCCGGATAGGGAATTCGTCATCAATCACGGAGTCATCTGTGTTGGACGTTATCAACCCTTCCCATTGTTGGACGAAGCTTCCCCCAGATCcgaccaaggtcaaggggaGGTGATGAAAAAGGTGGATATCGACAAACCGGGTATGTTGGAGACGATGGACTGGAGAATTCTCCCGATCCCAGACACGATTCCGGAAGATCACGTTGAAATCGATGTTCGTGCTGCTGGCCTCAACTTTCGAGACGTCGTTTACGCTATgggtctcatctcatctcaatcCTCAAATCTTTCCCTGGGAATGGAAGTATCTGGCACAGTCAGGAGACTTGGAAGTGCCGTGACGGGCCTCAACATCGGCGACCGAGTCATGTCCTTCACCTACATGGGTGGCTTCTCCACGCACGTGGTTGTCGCGGACCACTTCGTGCATAAACTTCCAGATTCCATCAGCTTTGAGGAGGCAGCGACGATCCAGGGCTGCTTTGCAACTGTGGTCTACGCACTCCTTGATGTTGGAAGGCTGCGCAAGGGAATGAGCGTACTGATACACTCAGcttgtggtggtgttggatTATCTGCTATCCAAGTCAGTCAAATGATGGGTGCAGAGATATATGCTACAGTCGGGAGTGAGAAAAAGAAGGACTATCTGGTCGAGACCTACAACATCCCACGAGAACGAATCTTCAACTCGCGAGACGCCTCATTCCTTGATGGGGTGATGCAGCAGACAGCAGGAAAAGGAGTGGATCTTGTTCTGAATTCGCTCCCCGGCGAGCTCTTACACGCTTCATGGAAGTGTGTTGCAAAGAACGGATCATTGCTTGAGCTCGGGAAGCGTGACCTCGCCGGATTCGGTCAGCTCGATATGAGTCGTTTCCTGGACAACCGATCGTACTGTGGTATCGATGTCATGTACATGATGAAGGAACAAGGCATTGTTCTCCGCGA CGTCTTACAAAGAACCCTAGCTTTCTTTGAGCAGGGAAAGCTCCGTCCACTGGAACCCATCACGTCGTTCGACGCAGCTGACATCAAGCAAGCCTTCCGCTATCTTCAGAGTGGCAATCATATTGGCAAAGTGATCCTGAAACTACCTGAGGACTTGTCGACTCTTGAAGCAAGAGCAACTGCTGAAAGCATCAAGTTCAATCCTGCTGCGGCCTTCTTACTCGTCGGTGGCTCGGGGGGTCTTGGACGATCTCTGGCTATCTGGATGGCTGAACATGGTGCCAGACACCTCGTCTTCTTGTCAAGAAGTGTCACAACAAACAACCCAGTTTCAGCAGAACTTGAATCCATGGGATGCACTGTTACCATGATCAGGGGGAGTGTCAACAACCTTGAAGATGTCAAGGAAGCGATCGAAAAGTCACCGGCTCAGATCAAGGGCGTTTTCCATCTTGCAATGGTGCAAAGA GATTCTCCATTCCTTGACATGAAGTGGACGGATTGGAGAGACGCTAATGAACCAAAAGTCCACGGTACATGGAATCTTCATGAAGCGTTCCTTGGGCAGCCTCTGGACTACTTCTGGCTAGCCAGCTCTACCGTCACGGTTGTTGATCAGCCTGGACAGGGGAACTACAAAGCGGGATGTACTTTTATCGAGTCATTCTGTCAGTACCGGCATTCTCTTGGCCTCCCAGCTTCGGTCCTCTCCATTTGCCCCATCGAAGATGTCGGCTTTGTGGCCGAGAACCCGGCGGCACTTCGAAGCATCAAGCTGCAGGGCCTCTACACGCTGGGGGAGAAAGAGTTCTTGGACAGTGTGGAAGCTTCACTTGTCAATTCGATGGCACAGACAAGTCAGGACACGGGCAACTTTACGGATGTCTCATCAGATTCCCTCTCTGCGTGGGAAAGCAAGGGACACATCATCATGGGTCTGAGATCAGAGCTTCACCTTGATAATCCCAAAAACCCAACCAACTGGCGTCGAGATCGACGAATGGGAATTTACCACAACCTAGCCATTGGAGAAGCATCTGACGCCCGAGGCGAAAGCCACAGTCTCAAGGAATTTCTGCAGAGCTTGACCGATAGCGACGGCGCGGATATCCTTGCCAAGGAGTCAACAGTCGATTTCTTGGCTGTGGAGATTGGAAGAAAGATCAACGATTTCTTGCTCAAGCCAGACACTACCATCGATACAAGCCTTCGGCTTTCCGAGATGGGTCTGGATTCTCTGACGGCGATCGAGTTGCGACGATGGTTCCGCCAGGCATCAGGGCTTCAGGTTAGCGTATTGGAAATGATGGGCGCTGCATCCTTGAGGCAGCTTGGAGAAACTGTGGCGGCGAGGCTTGGAGAGAAGGTGGCAGCGGGCTTGGCATGA
- a CDS encoding Methyltransf-25 domain-containing protein produces MTVATPAHNAGSIRFTPIVLFIYDLYVIRVSAPLIWRCSVQKHLRPLFSKNFSQRHVDIGVGNGYFPIKAIQDLGRKAKDQHLTLVDLSQASLSAAKQGILSRHPDIDIRTVHADAGAPLPASLANEKFDSASLSLIMHHMPGPTLSKSKAIRNAKSLLAKDGVLVGSTILGKVWEKTEKGYQVKAEQKPGRVATFALGFYNKRGIFDNYEEDPNVFEKVLKEEFEEVETRIVGMIFIFRAAKPRKQ; encoded by the coding sequence ATGACAGTCGCAACGCCGGCTCACAATGCCGGATCGATACGCTTTACTCCTATCGTCTTGTTCATATATGACCTTTACGTCATACGAGTCTCAGCTCCTCTCATCTGGCGCTGCTCAGTGCAGAAACACCTACGTCCCTTGTTCTCAAAGAACTTCTCTCAAAGACACGTGGATATTGGTGTTGGCAATGGTTACTTTCCAATCAAAGCCATCCAAGACCTGGGTCGAAAGGCCAAGGACCAGCATCTGACTCTGGTCGACTTGAGTCAAGCCTCTCTCAGCGCGGCGAAACAGGGGATTCTGTCTCGTCATCCAGATATTGATATTCGCACCGTTCATGCCGATGCGGGAGCACCGCTTCCTGCTTCTCTTGCAAATGAGAAGTTTGACTCTGCTtctctctccctcatcaTGCACCACATGCCTGGGCCAACTTTGTCCAAGTCCAAAGCAATCAGGAACGCCAAGAGCCTTCTGGCGAAGGATGGCGTACTGGTTGGATCTACAATCCTAGGCAAGGTTTGGGAGAAGACGGAAAAAGGGTATCAGGTCAAGGCTGAGCAGAAGCCGGGCCGGGTTGCCACCTTTGCTTTGGGTTTCTACAACAAGAGAGGGATTTTTGACAACTACGAGGAAGACCCCAATGTATTTGAGAAAGTATTGAAGGAGGAAtttgaggaggtcgagacgCGAATTGTGGGTATGATATTTATATTCAGGGCTGCAAAGCCCCGAAAACAGTGA